The genomic region TCCCCGATCATTACCATATCTTGCCGGGGTTTAAAATTCCCTTGGGATCAAGCGCCTGTTTGATTACTTTCATTGTCTCGACGCCAGCTTGGCCGAGCGCCTGCACAATATACGGCTTTTTGCTGATCCCGATCCCGTGTTCACCGGACAAGGTGCCGCCAACCGCCAACGCGGCTTCGAAAATCCCGTCGATGGCCTTATGCACCCTCTCCATCAGTTCGGCATCCGTATAATCGCATAGTACGGTCGGATGGAGATTGCCGTCGCCGGCATGGCCGTAAACAACTATCGTAAGATCATACTTTTCGCCCAGTTTCTTGATCCTCCGCACAACCTCCGGGAATGAGCCCCGGGGTACCGCTATGTCCTCGCCGATTCGGTTAGGGGCGAGAGCGGCCACAGCTTGGCTCAGGCCGCGGCGCATCGCCCACAGCTCATCCGACTCGCTCTGGGACTGGGCGACTTGGAAATTCACCGCTCCGAGCGCACTCGCAACGGCCTCGATACGTTTGGCCTGGGCATCCAACGCATCCTGATCTTCACCGTCGATCTCTATGATGGCGCATGATTCGATCACTGGATCGAGAATAACCTTGCGTTTCTTAGACACTATATCCAGGCTGGTCTTATCCATGACTTCCGCCGCCGCAGGCACGATGTTTTCCTGGAGCATCTTTTGGATCGTTGCGCAGGCGGCATCGAGCGATTTGAACATGATCTGCAGTGTGCCCCGCTGTTTCGGCATCGGAATGAGCTTAAGAGTTGCCTTAGTTATAATGCCAAGGGTTCCCTCCGAGCCGGTGAAGAGATGCTTCAGATCGTAGCCGGTCACGTTTTTAATTGCTTTTCCGCCGGTATTGAGTATCGTGCCGTCCGCCAGCACAACTTCGAGGGCCATCACGTAGTCGCTGACAACCCCGTATTTTACCGCCCGCATGCCACCCGCGTTTTCGGCGATATTGCCGCCGATTGTGGATACCTTCCAGCTTGCGGGATCCGGCGGAAAGAAAAGGCCCTTGGCGGCACAGTAATTATAGAGATCGATAGTCCTGACACCCGGTTCGGTCGTCACCATCATATTATCTTCATCCAGCTCAAGGATTTTGGTCATACGATCGAGCGACAAAACTATACCGCCTTCGAGAGGCACGCTGCCGCCAGTGCGATTGCTTGCCGCGCCGCGCGGTGTAACTGGAATCCCATGTGCGAACGCAATTGCCATTACTTTCGATACTTCCTCCGCGGTTGTCGGCAGAACGACGACATCCGGCTTATACGCCGGCAGAATAGGCATGGAGGAAGAATCGTAGGAATAGCCGAAGCGGTCGATATCAGAATCTAGGACGTTTTCCGCTCCAACAGCCCTTCTGAGTGATTTCTTGATCTCTTCGGAAATCATTACGTGCCTCCCAATGCAATTTTTTAACTCGATGGTCCTTATTACGGCACACCGTTTCTTTGTCGCGCAATATTGCCCTGTTTTTTCTCGGAAATTAAAGTTTTTCGCACTATGTGGAACGACGTTCCGTATTATAGCTACAGATAATTTCTTTCGCTTTTATTTTCATAATCCCTGCTTGTTTTTCCGTTTTTATGCGGATAATTCAAATATTGCGAAAATCTGAACGGACGTCAAGCCCGGACATATCAATACCATAAACCTGCGGCTTGGCATCCGTGGTTTACTTACGATACCCAAGCTGCCGCGAAATATCGAGCGCCGCTTCCTTTACATGGGGTATCAGTTCATGGATCTTGTTGTAAGTCATGCGTATCGACGGGCCGGTAGCGCTTATTGCGGCAATAACCTTACCAACATGATTGAATATAGGTGCTCCCACGCATCGTACGCCCCTATTGTATTCCTCTTCGTCGATCGAGAAGCCCTGTTCTTTTATGGTATGCAATTGTAAGCGCAACGCCCCGGTCTCCGTGACGGTTGTTTCAGTGTGGCGCACAATCGTTGCGAGAAATTTCGGGTTTTCGAAAAGGGCGTCCAACTCATCTTTGGGCATTCCGGCCAACATCACTTTCCCCATACTTGTGCAAAACGCCGGCAGCCGCTCCCCTATTCTGACCCCCATTCGCAACGGCTCGTTACTATCAATACGGTCGATATATAAAATATTAAACTCATCCAATATGGCTAGGCTAACATTTTCCCCCGAAAGCTTGGCCAGCGTATTCAGAAACGGCGCCGCCTCTTTCCGCAAGTCAAGCCGCGCTACCGCCGTATCGCCGAATATGGACAGACGCAC from Sporomusaceae bacterium harbors:
- a CDS encoding IclR family transcriptional regulator; this translates as MDKAEGPIQSVARAISIMEALLREPELGVSELSAELDLGKSTTYRLLQTMKMNGFIDQAASGKYRLGVRLSIFGDTAVARLDLRKEAAPFLNTLAKLSGENVSLAILDEFNILYIDRIDSNEPLRMGVRIGERLPAFCTSMGKVMLAGMPKDELDALFENPKFLATIVRHTETTVTETGALRLQLHTIKEQGFSIDEEEYNRGVRCVGAPIFNHVGKVIAAISATGPSIRMTYNKIHELIPHVKEAALDISRQLGYRK
- a CDS encoding FAD-linked oxidase C-terminal domain-containing protein, with protein sequence MISEEIKKSLRRAVGAENVLDSDIDRFGYSYDSSSMPILPAYKPDVVVLPTTAEEVSKVMAIAFAHGIPVTPRGAASNRTGGSVPLEGGIVLSLDRMTKILELDEDNMMVTTEPGVRTIDLYNYCAAKGLFFPPDPASWKVSTIGGNIAENAGGMRAVKYGVVSDYVMALEVVLADGTILNTGGKAIKNVTGYDLKHLFTGSEGTLGIITKATLKLIPMPKQRGTLQIMFKSLDAACATIQKMLQENIVPAAAEVMDKTSLDIVSKKRKVILDPVIESCAIIEIDGEDQDALDAQAKRIEAVASALGAVNFQVAQSQSESDELWAMRRGLSQAVAALAPNRIGEDIAVPRGSFPEVVRRIKKLGEKYDLTIVVYGHAGDGNLHPTVLCDYTDAELMERVHKAIDGIFEAALAVGGTLSGEHGIGISKKPYIVQALGQAGVETMKVIKQALDPKGILNPGKIW